The sequence below is a genomic window from Leptotrichia trevisanii DSM 22070.
AAAAACAACCTTATACAAAAGTTGTTATTTTCTAAACCTTATTTTAATGGATAACTTACTTTAACTTCATCTAACGAAATTATATTAGTAAACTCTTCAATGTTTCAATCCTTGTTTTAATGGATAACTTACTTTAACAAGTCTAATGCTAATGATGATTATTTTGAATATACAGGTTTCAATCCTTGTTTTAATGGATAACTTACTTTAACACATTATAAGTATTATGATATAGAAATTATTTACGAAGTTTCAATCCTTGTTTTAATGGATAACTTACTTTAACATAAATATAGGAGGTAACTATGAAAAAGATTATAGAAGTTTCAATCCTTGTTTTAATGGATAACTTACTTTAACGTCTCCTTTATACGCTTTGCAACCGCTTTCCGTTCTTGGTTTCAATCCTTGTTTTAATGGATAACTTACTTTAACCCGTACTTTTGAGAAAATCCTTTATTAATCGGTATTACAGAAATTTTTTCAGACATTAAAATCACATTTTTTTGCTTAATTTTTATCATTTTTTGCTGTTTTTTTGACATTTTCCGTAACTCCTAACGTGCATTTTTATTGGCTTTGAATGGATTTTTCTCTGCTTTTTTAATTTTTAGTAGTGGTAGGAATTTTTACCACGAACTTATTGTACCACATTTTTTTGATTTTTCAAAATTTTTTTAAAAAATTATTATCAAAATTTATTCTCCTAAATAAAAAGATACCAAAAAACAAATTTTGTAATTCAGTATCCTTCTTCAAATCTGCTTTCAATAATTTTATTTCATAGATGAAAATATCTTATTCAAGGCTTCTTCAGCCTTTTTTGAAAGATTACTTTTTGGAAATTCTTTTACTGTATAAGTACATCTTTCAGCAAAGCCTTTTTGTGACATTCCTTTATTTATTTTTGCTAATTCGCCTTTTTTTACAATTATAGCCATAATAATTTCTCCATTTGCACTAAATATTTAACTTTTGTATAAAATCAATAAACCTCCGCACCCTTCAAATTAATCTTCTTTTTCTCAATAGTCCAGTTATCCGACAATTCTGCAAGTTCTTTTTTCATATTTTCCAAAAACTCCTCATTATCATAATTTAATGAAATCAATGTAGGCCCTGCACCGCTTATATATTCTCCCAAAGCACCATGTTTTTTAGAGGCTTCAAAGATTTTTTTTGAATCGTTTATTAATGCGAATCTGTAAGGCTGGTGAATTTTGTCGCCTAAAAGGAAACGTAAATTGTCGTATTCTCCTTTGTTAAAGGCGTTTACTAGTAATCCCAGTTTTGAGATGTTGTTTATTGCGTCAGAAACCAAGTACATTTTTGGCAGAACGCTTCTTGCTTTTTCTGTTGATAATTTAAAATCTGGAATCATTACGTAGAAACATAAGTCATCAGAGTTTATTAATGAACTGTATACAAGGTTTTCCTTATCATGTGCAGTAAGCACCATTCCACCAAAGATTGCGGGTACCACATTATCAGGATGTCCTTCCATTTCCACAGCAAGTTTTGCAACTTCGTTAATATCCAGCACATCTCCAGCAAATTTGTTTGCAATCAGAATCCCAGCAACGATTGCCGATGAGCTGCTTCCAAGCCCACGTGAAATTGGAATATCATTTTTCACAATATTTACCTTATAGCTCGGAATATTTTTTACCAAATGCTTTTCCGTATATTTTATCGCTTCAAAAATTAAATTTTCTTCAATCGGAATCGAAAACGGCTCCCCATTTTCCAAAAATTCAATTTTATCACTTTCCTCCACTTCAAGTTCCAAAAAATAATCCAATGCAACTCCCAAACAGTCATACCCCACACCAATATTAGCCGATGTTCCCGGTACTTTTACTTTAAATTTTAAACCCATTTTATTTTTAAAATTGAGAAAAATCTAACTTTCCCAATTTATCTCCTTTCGTTTTTTACTCTTTCCTTCTGATATTTATTTTTTTTGCTCCTAAAAACTTGCTTCTAATTCTAATTTTATTGAGCTATTTTTTGAATCTGCCAGTCCATATCCAAGACTTGCTTTTACATAATCATTTATTCTATAATTTGTCCCCAGTTCAGCATTAAATACACCTCTTGAATAGGACAAAGGTGCGATTTTATAATTTCCATATTTTCTTTCGCCGTGATATGAGCCTTTTTTACCTCTAAGTTCGTATTCAGCCTTTCCGAATATATTAAATTGTCCAATTGTTTTTTCAGCATACACTCCAAATAACCATTCTAAACCACTTTTTTTCGATTCCGAAATATCCAGTTTATCCATTCTGCCTTCAGAAACTCTTATTGCTGCCAAACCTATGTATGGTTTTACAAATCCATTATCTATAGAAAATTTATATCCTAATTTCGTAGTATAATCCAAAATTCGTGATTTGTATTTTACGTTATTCATCAGTCCAGCACCTGTTTCTGTTTTAAATTTATGGCTGTTGCCAGAATATGTTAATACATTTGTTAAGTCAATGTTTTCATTGAACTCATATTTTCCACTTAATATAAACTGATGTGACTTTATTTTTTCATCTATTCCCTCAAAATTTCCTTTATAATTTACTTTTGAATCCTGATAGCCCATACCTCCACCAACTGTAAACTTACCAAAATTTTTCATAAGTGAAATTAATATTCCTCTGCTGTCTGAATCGTATTCCACACTGCTTTTCTTATCTTTGTAGTCTGTACTAAAGTTACCAATGAATGTAAAATCAACGTCTGTCTTGCCTTCTTCTGTATTCTGTAGATTTTGAAAAATAGACGATTTAACATTTTTTACTAAATCAAGATTAACTTTTGATCTTGGTGCTTCTAATGGCACTTGTGTTGAAGAAGCTGAAGGCGAAATAACTCTAGTCATCAGTTTATTAGAATTTTGTGAAAGTACAGGAACAACTAAAGGAGTATTTATGTTATCAACTAATGATGAAAAATTGGTTGGCAAATTATTATAGTTTGTATCATTTACAATATATAGCCATCCAACATTTCTTTCTCTTGACAATCTTATAATTTCATCATATTGTGCTGGAGTTGCCCCATAAATAATGTGCATAATACGATTTGCATTCGCAGGATTATTTTCAAAGGCTGAAGTTGGTGCATGATAATTATTTAAATATGTATTAGCACTGACTTCCTTTGTTACAAATATATCTGAATACGGTACAATTGAATCAGTTATGCTTTTCCCGGGATTTCCGACAACCATTAAATTAGGATATTTGGATTTTATGCTTTTATATACATTTTCCATATATCTTGCATTTGCATCTGTCCCACTTGCCACTTCATCCAGAAAAACTCCCGAAAAATTGCTTATTCCATATAAACTTCCATATTTATCAATATCTGCCATAATATCTGCTGTACTTCTTGATTGATAACCTGTCGCCACATAAGCTATATTTTTTATTCCCGAATTAATGTTTGACGAAATTTGCCGAACATAATTTGAATCAACTGACGTTCCTGGCCCGCTTGCTGGATTTACCACAACATAAGGTATTTTTGAACCACCCATATTTGTCACTTGCTGCCAATAAGGATCATTTAAGTGAGGATATTTGTACATCGGTATCAATATTTGCTGATTTATTACCCTGGTTGTCTGTGTCGATGGTGTTAATTGTGTTGATGAAGTTCCTATACCTGAACTTGAATTTGAAGGTGCCAAAGAAGCGTTTCCTGTACTTTTCAAGTTATTACTGCTATCAGCTCCATTTTTTGAATTTCGTTTCGATAACAGCATATCAAATTTTGTATTGAATGAAAATCTGATATTATCCTCCTTTGTTGCAGCTCTTACCTTAATTTTATCCAATTTTTCATTATTTGCTACAGTTTTATTCAAATTCTGGCTTATCAAAATATTTTCTGCATTTTCAAAATTTGACTTTTTATCAATTTTTTCATCAGTTCCTGTATTTGCCATATAATTTACTGTATATCCAGACGGCTTTAAAGTTTCAGTTGATTCTGCATTCAATAAACTTGCAATACCTGTCATTAACGATGTTACAATTATTCTTTTGTCTGAAACAATTTTTTTATTCACAATATTTCCAAACTTTTTATTAAATCTGTTTTTACTCTCTTTTTTAATTTCCAGTTTATATTTTGCACTGCTGTAATTTGTCTTCTTTCCAGCCTTTTTAATTTTTTTTGTAAAAGTTTCCTCTTTTACAACTCTATTTATACACCTGTTACTAATTTCTAAAAAATCATATGAAATTTCTTTTTTATTCATCTATACCCTTTCTTCAAAGTTGCTATTATTTATTTGCTACGAGTATATCTTTACTCACACCCTTTCTACAATCACAATTTAATTCTAAAATTGGCACCAACAAATTTATTATTCTTTATTTTTTATTATATTGTCAAATCCAAATAATAAGCCCATTTTATCTGACTAAGCCCTCTTAATTCCTTCAATGATTTTCCACCAACTTCACTATCTACTGTAAGCAGCATAATTGCACTATTTTCACGTCTACCAACGTTCATTGTGGCAATATTTATATTCTCTTTTCCAAGAGTTGCCCCCACAGCTCCGATAACTCCTGGCACATCATCGTTTCCTAAATAAATCATATTATCAGAAATTGCCATATCCACATCATGATTCTTTATGCTGATAATTCTTTCCTCGTTGTTCATTCCAATTGTTCCAACAACGTAGATTTTTTTACCTTCCTCATTTGTTATTACAAATTCTATTGCCGAAGAATAGTTTTTATATTTACGTTCCTTTTTATTTATTGAAATATTAATTCCTCTTTTTTCAGCAAGCGGCTTTGAGTTAATATAATTAACTTCTTCTTTTAAAACTGGCTCCAAAATCCCTTTTATTGCCGTCGAATCCACAAGTGCAGTTTCCTGTTCAGCAATTTCTCCATAATAATTAAGCACAACATTTGTAATTGGAGTTTTTTCAATTTGGAAATAAATTTTTCCTAATTTTTCTGCTAGATTTATAAATGGTTTTACAATTAAAAATTCTTCCCTTCCAATCGCAGGCAAATTTACAGCCGTTTCAACTATTTCCCCACGAAGTCCGTTTAATACCTGCTTCACAACCTGAGTCCCCACATTTCGCTGCGCTTCATAAGTTGTTGCCCCAATATGCGGAGTTGTAATTGCATTTTCAAATTCATAAAGAATACATTCAGAACGTGGCTCAACCGTGTGAACATCGTATCCAAAACTCGTAATTTTACCACTTCTTAATCCTTCAGCCACAGCCTCTTCGTTAAATAGCCCACCACGTGCAGCATTTACAAGCCTTACGCCATCTTTTAGCTTATGAAGATTTTCAGCATTTATCATATCCACAGTTTCTTTAGTCTTAGGCGTATGAATAGTTATCACATCCGCTTTTTCCATCAATTCATCCAATGTTTTAGCCTTTTCACAACTATATCTTTTAAAACGCTCATCTGAAATATACGGATCATAAGCAACAAGTTTCATCCCAAACGCCTTCATTCTCGTAGCAACCAGTCCACCAATTCTTCCAAGTCCGATAATTCCCAATGTCTTTTCAAACAATTCATTTCCTACAAAAATCTCTCTTTCCCATTTCCCGCTTTTTATAAAATTATTCGCCGCAACAATATTTCTCGCAGACGCAATCATCAGCCCAATTGCAATTTCACAAGCCGAAACTGTATTGCTGTCAGGAGTATTTGCCACAATCACCCCATGTGCAGTCGCTTCTGGAATATTGATATTATCTGTACCATTTCCCGCACGCCCGACTATTTTCAGATTTTTAGCCTTATCCAGCAGTTCCTTATCCACCTTTATAACGCTTCTCACAATCAAAGCATCATATTCGCCAATTATATCCAAAATCTCCTCACGTGAAATCCCGACTTTCACATCCACTTTCACATCCCTAGCTTCCTGCAGCCCTGCAATCGCTTCATCATCAATATATTCCCCAACTAATACTCTATACATCTATTTTTCCTCCTAAATTCTAATCCACACATTTATTTATTTAATATATTACCATAATTTGTGCTACAATTCAACAACATCACTTCTTTACGTCAAAATAAATTAATTTTAAAAACTCTTTTACACAAATAAAAAGCAATACAACAAAAAATTATTAAATTCATTTGACAAACTACATTTTTTTATATATAATAAATTATATTTTGCGAATGATTTGCAAATTTGCTAAAGTAA
It includes:
- the serA gene encoding phosphoglycerate dehydrogenase; protein product: MYRVLVGEYIDDEAIAGLQEARDVKVDVKVGISREEILDIIGEYDALIVRSVIKVDKELLDKAKNLKIVGRAGNGTDNINIPEATAHGVIVANTPDSNTVSACEIAIGLMIASARNIVAANNFIKSGKWEREIFVGNELFEKTLGIIGLGRIGGLVATRMKAFGMKLVAYDPYISDERFKRYSCEKAKTLDELMEKADVITIHTPKTKETVDMINAENLHKLKDGVRLVNAARGGLFNEEAVAEGLRSGKITSFGYDVHTVEPRSECILYEFENAITTPHIGATTYEAQRNVGTQVVKQVLNGLRGEIVETAVNLPAIGREEFLIVKPFINLAEKLGKIYFQIEKTPITNVVLNYYGEIAEQETALVDSTAIKGILEPVLKEEVNYINSKPLAEKRGINISINKKERKYKNYSSAIEFVITNEEGKKIYVVGTIGMNNEERIISIKNHDVDMAISDNMIYLGNDDVPGVIGAVGATLGKENINIATMNVGRRENSAIMLLTVDSEVGGKSLKELRGLSQIKWAYYLDLTI
- a CDS encoding spherulation-specific family 4 protein, with translation MNKKEISYDFLEISNRCINRVVKEETFTKKIKKAGKKTNYSSAKYKLEIKKESKNRFNKKFGNIVNKKIVSDKRIIVTSLMTGIASLLNAESTETLKPSGYTVNYMANTGTDEKIDKKSNFENAENILISQNLNKTVANNEKLDKIKVRAATKEDNIRFSFNTKFDMLLSKRNSKNGADSSNNLKSTGNASLAPSNSSSGIGTSSTQLTPSTQTTRVINQQILIPMYKYPHLNDPYWQQVTNMGGSKIPYVVVNPASGPGTSVDSNYVRQISSNINSGIKNIAYVATGYQSRSTADIMADIDKYGSLYGISNFSGVFLDEVASGTDANARYMENVYKSIKSKYPNLMVVGNPGKSITDSIVPYSDIFVTKEVSANTYLNNYHAPTSAFENNPANANRIMHIIYGATPAQYDEIIRLSRERNVGWLYIVNDTNYNNLPTNFSSLVDNINTPLVVPVLSQNSNKLMTRVISPSASSTQVPLEAPRSKVNLDLVKNVKSSIFQNLQNTEEGKTDVDFTFIGNFSTDYKDKKSSVEYDSDSRGILISLMKNFGKFTVGGGMGYQDSKVNYKGNFEGIDEKIKSHQFILSGKYEFNENIDLTNVLTYSGNSHKFKTETGAGLMNNVKYKSRILDYTTKLGYKFSIDNGFVKPYIGLAAIRVSEGRMDKLDISESKKSGLEWLFGVYAEKTIGQFNIFGKAEYELRGKKGSYHGERKYGNYKIAPLSYSRGVFNAELGTNYRINDYVKASLGYGLADSKNSSIKLELEASF
- the thrB gene encoding homoserine kinase, which produces MGLKFKVKVPGTSANIGVGYDCLGVALDYFLELEVEESDKIEFLENGEPFSIPIEENLIFEAIKYTEKHLVKNIPSYKVNIVKNDIPISRGLGSSSSAIVAGILIANKFAGDVLDINEVAKLAVEMEGHPDNVVPAIFGGMVLTAHDKENLVYSSLINSDDLCFYVMIPDFKLSTEKARSVLPKMYLVSDAINNISKLGLLVNAFNKGEYDNLRFLLGDKIHQPYRFALINDSKKIFEASKKHGALGEYISGAGPTLISLNYDNEEFLENMKKELAELSDNWTIEKKKINLKGAEVY